A region from the Thermoplasmata archaeon genome encodes:
- a CDS encoding PKD domain-containing protein, translated as MSQPELDGSRRAGAAFLATILALCALGLPPGPAQGIPNNNITLRSSADLTPDFAPPGVTNLTILTFTLRDDALNEYFTEARVEYRGTSISDLAAVHIFCETDRSGGSFDASQDALLASNFTPSSNPIVLSLNFKMPFLQDQQFYLAVDIKGSATHGNKVDLRIPKNELTIDGRTCPGSSIDPSGETVIDAKPPEGWASFQPDGWTNDTSPDCSIRVQDTTSGLNVSSASYQFSTDNGTRWSEWLPAECEGPQGTTAQQTLLARGVPFGNSSETNNLIRFMVRDVVGYLNISPTYYVRVDDSPPEGWRLEAPVGWHTSDRSPTVNVSVADVLSGLNCSSAEASFSVDGGESWSPVPNLTFSGGRVSGAPLVLSLSAARVPFNRESASRNLIRFTIRDIAGNLNSSPSFVIPVDTTPPGAPVMREMSLFTRGTQNNVSWSAPEEVTSGIDRYTLICDDGPDFRNPVAVVDVRNRTFHVFEGLADGVRYFYIVSAVDCAGLQGPPSAPVHSAQDASPPVTELQTEPPEPDGENGWFTSPVRVLLNASDACSGVAHTFYILDGGQLITGRELILESDGEHVLLFWSSDNVGNQERPEERVVKVDRTPPIAVMSVPYPIYLGETALFDGSQSVDAVSHEWEFGDGSGPVKGTVVNHTFNQPGVFRVTLTVRDRAGLTCTTRSDVRVLVRGADYPPSARIASIPTVYTDVPVTFDGSGSTDEDPQTLRYEWDFGDGSGAMGAVVSHVYKKEGTYTVRLRVTDSSGQSDTAYRSIKVFVQGTNLPPLAQITQHNMAYAGEPVIFDASNSSDEDLASASFEWDFGDGGIGRGVLVSHIYSRDGAFVVRLVVRDSMNQSSEAMLAVRVFRRGENLPPVAQFSFRPFSPKVGQEVEFDASLTIDEDSMSLNYSWDFGDGQGALGKVVYHVYHTPGAYTVRLRVRDRGGLTDVYTSELRVAGKGPSEGPEMTRLAILALLIGLLALLSAFAAVVVLRRRQRAPATTPLRGPPKGPPPVVEMGLNYLIDTEKPEPAYDALRRLVSEGARGLLISHTHPKKIPGILETRGIDVLWLSEISDEEAPNIEPSKMDYEMTERILEFIKTHRSSAVVVIDGLELLIQTHGFEKVLEFVHNINEVASLHEATVLVPVNSRALKELEYNQLKRKFDRW; from the coding sequence ATGTCGCAGCCCGAACTGGATGGGAGCCGGAGGGCCGGGGCCGCATTTCTGGCCACAATCCTCGCACTCTGTGCGCTGGGCCTGCCTCCCGGGCCCGCCCAGGGAATTCCAAACAACAACATCACCCTCAGGTCATCCGCTGACCTCACGCCCGATTTCGCCCCCCCGGGCGTCACTAATCTCACCATCCTGACATTCACTCTCAGGGATGACGCCCTCAACGAGTACTTCACGGAGGCGCGGGTGGAGTACAGAGGCACATCAATAAGCGACCTAGCCGCCGTCCACATCTTCTGCGAGACTGACCGGAGCGGTGGTAGCTTCGACGCCTCCCAGGACGCTCTCCTCGCTTCCAATTTCACTCCTTCCTCGAACCCGATAGTGCTCAGCCTCAACTTCAAAATGCCCTTCCTTCAGGACCAACAGTTCTACCTCGCTGTGGATATAAAGGGGAGCGCCACCCACGGGAACAAGGTGGACCTGAGAATTCCAAAGAACGAGCTCACCATCGACGGCCGTACGTGTCCGGGGAGCAGCATAGATCCATCGGGGGAGACGGTCATCGATGCAAAGCCGCCGGAGGGGTGGGCTTCATTCCAGCCGGATGGGTGGACCAACGACACAAGCCCGGACTGCTCGATTCGCGTTCAGGACACAACGTCGGGCTTGAATGTTTCCAGTGCGAGCTACCAGTTCTCTACCGACAACGGAACGAGATGGTCTGAGTGGCTACCAGCGGAATGCGAGGGCCCACAGGGCACCACCGCACAGCAAACCCTGCTCGCGCGGGGGGTTCCATTCGGAAACTCCTCAGAGACCAACAACCTCATCCGCTTCATGGTAAGGGATGTCGTTGGATATCTGAACATCAGCCCCACCTATTATGTACGGGTTGACGACTCCCCGCCCGAAGGATGGAGGCTTGAAGCGCCCGTTGGCTGGCACACCTCCGACCGAAGCCCCACTGTCAATGTAAGCGTCGCTGATGTGCTGTCCGGCCTAAACTGCTCCTCGGCCGAAGCCAGCTTCTCGGTCGATGGAGGGGAGAGCTGGTCCCCAGTTCCCAACTTGACATTCTCGGGCGGGCGGGTTTCGGGGGCGCCACTGGTACTAAGCCTATCAGCCGCGAGGGTTCCATTTAATAGGGAATCCGCATCCCGGAACCTCATCCGGTTCACAATCCGTGACATCGCTGGTAACCTGAACTCGAGCCCGTCGTTTGTGATTCCCGTAGACACCACACCCCCCGGCGCACCTGTGATGAGGGAAATGTCGTTATTTACGCGTGGGACCCAGAACAATGTGAGCTGGAGCGCTCCTGAAGAGGTGACATCCGGTATCGACCGCTACACGCTCATCTGTGACGACGGCCCGGACTTCAGGAACCCTGTGGCGGTTGTGGATGTCCGAAATCGGACCTTCCACGTATTTGAGGGTCTGGCCGATGGGGTTAGATATTTTTATATAGTGTCGGCCGTGGACTGCGCAGGGCTACAGGGTCCCCCATCAGCGCCCGTCCACTCGGCCCAGGACGCGTCACCGCCTGTCACCGAACTGCAAACCGAGCCGCCAGAACCAGATGGAGAGAACGGATGGTTCACGAGTCCGGTCCGCGTCCTTCTTAACGCCTCCGACGCATGCAGCGGCGTCGCCCACACGTTCTACATATTAGACGGCGGCCAGCTAATCACTGGGAGGGAGCTGATTCTCGAGAGCGATGGGGAGCATGTGCTGCTCTTCTGGTCCTCCGATAATGTGGGAAATCAGGAGCGGCCGGAGGAGCGCGTGGTCAAAGTTGACCGCACCCCGCCCATAGCAGTGATGTCGGTCCCCTATCCAATATACTTAGGCGAGACGGCCCTCTTTGATGGCAGCCAGTCGGTGGACGCAGTCTCGCACGAGTGGGAGTTCGGAGACGGCTCGGGGCCCGTGAAAGGTACAGTCGTAAATCACACCTTCAACCAGCCCGGCGTCTTCAGGGTCACCCTGACGGTCCGAGACCGCGCGGGGCTTACCTGCACAACCCGCAGCGACGTCCGGGTGTTGGTCAGAGGCGCCGATTACCCACCCTCAGCCAGAATCGCATCTATTCCGACCGTATACACAGACGTGCCGGTCACATTCGACGGCTCCGGCTCCACGGACGAGGACCCGCAGACGCTAAGGTACGAGTGGGATTTCGGGGACGGCTCGGGAGCAATGGGCGCTGTGGTATCACATGTATATAAAAAAGAGGGGACATACACCGTGAGGCTGAGGGTCACAGACTCCTCCGGACAGTCGGACACCGCCTATCGCTCCATTAAAGTCTTCGTCCAGGGCACGAATCTGCCCCCTCTTGCCCAAATAACACAGCACAATATGGCCTACGCCGGAGAACCCGTGATTTTCGACGCCTCCAACTCTTCTGACGAGGATCTCGCATCCGCCAGTTTCGAATGGGACTTCGGAGACGGCGGAATCGGGCGTGGTGTGCTGGTCTCACACATCTATTCGAGGGACGGGGCCTTCGTGGTCCGGCTGGTCGTTAGAGACTCTATGAACCAGAGCTCCGAGGCCATGCTGGCTGTGAGGGTTTTCAGGAGGGGCGAGAACCTGCCCCCGGTCGCCCAGTTCTCCTTCAGGCCATTCTCCCCGAAAGTGGGGCAAGAGGTCGAATTCGACGCCTCTCTTACCATCGACGAGGACTCCATGAGCTTGAACTACAGCTGGGATTTCGGGGATGGTCAGGGGGCTCTGGGGAAAGTAGTGTATCATGTCTACCACACTCCGGGGGCCTACACCGTCAGACTCAGGGTCAGGGACCGTGGCGGCCTCACCGACGTGTATACATCGGAACTCAGGGTCGCTGGAAAGGGTCCATCCGAGGGCCCTGAAATGACCCGGCTCGCTATCTTGGCCCTCCTCATCGGTCTACTGGCCCTCCTAAGCGCCTTTGCAGCGGTTGTGGTATTGAGGAGGAGGCAGCGCGCGCCCGCGACCACGCCTCTCCGGGGTCCACCGAAGGGGCCTCCTCCTGTGGTTGAGATGGGGCTGAACTATCTGATAGACACCGAAAAGCCAGAACCCGCCTATGACGCCCTGCGCAGATTGGTATCGGAGGGAGCGAGAGGCCTCCTGATCTCCCACACCCACCCGAAGAAAATACCAGGAATTCTGGAAACCCGAGGCATCGATGTCCTTTGGCTCTCCGAGATATCCGATGAAGAGGCTCCAAACATTGAACCCTCCAAGATGGACTATGAAATGACCGAGAGAATTCTGGAGTTCATAAAGACTCACCGCTCGAGCGCTGTGGTGGTGATTGATGGTCTTGAGCTACTGATTCAGACCCATGGATTCGAGAAAGTACTGGAGTTCGTACACAATATCAATGAGGTTGCGTCGCTTCACGAGGCCACGGTGCTTGTTCCCGTGAACAGCCGGGCATTGAAGGAGCTGGAGTATAACCAGCTCAAGAGAAAGTTCGACAGATGGTAG
- a CDS encoding S8 family serine peptidase: protein MLDRALAETLALKRPGDEVGVIAQFVGRITSEDREVLSNLGIRVLREYRALPAVYAIGTREAIFLLSQYPRTFWMEHNSRMELLMNGTTTVINATTVWASEIIERGGYTRHPIDGTGVTVALVDTGCDGGHPDFDYGEKVIINLKSDFDQSFTEMQDTDTGSGHGTHCAGTILGNGDASAGARRGVAPGARLVSISTGEHWLQNVVGALEWVYEHSRPGNNPWNIRACSNSWGAGAGEYDPQDAVSQLAMKLTYENNVVVVFAAGNSGENNHDGHTIETSTYGNTPCIIEVAAALHDGGGLAYFSSRGQSDLNQTWPDVAAPGYRIWATEARGTQITAMVKLNNPSTDAPDAYYMAISGTSMATPHVSGLVALLWQACPSLRVMELHENYNGSDPTWWTDPLTRIHEAEYILEVTADYMVNESTNGVPPNNSTSPTHFNHPYDYGQGYGLVNASRAVEVALTLEEMRRTDVCATAQQAFEAYMRAQGLLVKKEVKKQTDTIVTSWKGDWGYLMDNRNTLVTHHARKVLIPENAGKLIIDLNYNPTIGKQRALGELTVAVDSNGDGSIDWRGHGGWSNSGSKHDEVDASAIGPTGSVWDFYIEGNFIRLPSWDGNPITNQFRELLVEYTIGIQAQLNPVDGGARIPEVDLHAAYAQWEFGPYTGGNMSVTMERLFYDLNRLTPPERPRPSPSEGAPGPWLAALALGLVVGVALFWYARKRGSLSKFLQLGR from the coding sequence GTGCTTGACCGGGCCCTTGCTGAAACGCTCGCCCTGAAGCGCCCCGGCGATGAGGTCGGGGTTATCGCCCAATTCGTCGGGAGGATAACCAGCGAGGACCGGGAAGTTCTGAGCAACCTCGGCATTCGCGTTTTAAGGGAATACCGGGCCCTCCCAGCGGTCTACGCGATCGGCACGAGAGAGGCCATCTTCCTCCTCTCCCAGTACCCCCGAACCTTTTGGATGGAGCACAATTCGAGAATGGAACTCCTGATGAACGGAACGACGACCGTTATAAATGCCACAACAGTGTGGGCCTCGGAGATAATCGAGAGGGGAGGCTACACCCGTCATCCGATAGATGGGACTGGCGTGACGGTGGCTCTGGTGGACACGGGGTGCGACGGTGGCCACCCGGACTTCGACTACGGGGAGAAGGTGATAATCAATCTCAAGTCGGACTTTGACCAGAGCTTCACTGAGATGCAGGACACGGACACTGGGAGCGGGCACGGGACTCACTGCGCTGGGACCATCCTAGGGAACGGCGACGCCTCCGCTGGAGCCCGGAGGGGCGTGGCACCTGGTGCGAGGCTGGTCTCAATTAGTACCGGGGAGCATTGGCTGCAGAACGTCGTGGGCGCGCTGGAGTGGGTCTACGAGCACAGCCGGCCCGGAAACAACCCCTGGAATATAAGGGCCTGTAGCAACTCTTGGGGCGCCGGAGCAGGAGAATATGACCCTCAGGATGCTGTTAGCCAGCTAGCAATGAAGCTGACCTACGAGAACAATGTCGTCGTGGTCTTTGCAGCCGGCAACTCGGGCGAGAACAACCACGACGGCCACACCATAGAGACCAGCACCTACGGCAACACTCCATGTATAATCGAAGTCGCGGCGGCGCTGCACGATGGTGGGGGTCTGGCCTACTTCAGCTCGCGGGGACAGTCGGACCTAAACCAGACATGGCCCGACGTCGCGGCCCCCGGCTACAGAATCTGGGCCACTGAGGCCAGAGGGACGCAGATAACCGCGATGGTCAAGCTCAACAATCCATCCACGGACGCTCCTGATGCATATTATATGGCGATAAGTGGCACATCGATGGCCACGCCGCACGTTTCCGGTCTGGTGGCCCTTCTATGGCAGGCCTGCCCGAGCCTAAGGGTTATGGAGCTCCACGAGAACTACAACGGCTCCGACCCAACATGGTGGACAGACCCCCTGACCCGAATTCACGAGGCGGAGTACATCCTCGAGGTCACGGCCGACTACATGGTTAACGAGAGCACCAACGGCGTCCCTCCCAACAACTCGACCTCTCCGACCCACTTCAACCACCCCTACGACTATGGCCAGGGCTATGGCCTAGTCAACGCAAGTCGGGCGGTGGAGGTGGCGCTGACTCTCGAAGAGATGAGGAGGACCGACGTCTGCGCCACCGCCCAGCAAGCCTTCGAGGCTTATATGAGGGCTCAGGGCCTGCTTGTTAAAAAGGAGGTGAAGAAGCAGACCGATACCATCGTGACGAGCTGGAAGGGTGACTGGGGATACCTCATGGATAACCGGAATACCCTAGTCACCCACCACGCCCGGAAAGTGCTTATTCCCGAGAACGCCGGTAAGCTCATCATAGACCTCAACTACAACCCGACCATAGGCAAGCAGAGGGCGCTCGGGGAGCTCACTGTTGCAGTCGATTCCAACGGCGACGGGAGCATAGACTGGAGGGGCCACGGGGGGTGGTCCAATTCGGGCTCGAAGCACGACGAGGTGGATGCGAGCGCGATAGGCCCCACGGGCTCCGTATGGGACTTCTACATCGAGGGAAACTTCATTAGGCTACCGAGCTGGGACGGGAACCCGATAACGAACCAGTTCAGGGAGCTTCTGGTGGAGTACACCATTGGAATTCAGGCCCAGCTCAATCCGGTGGACGGAGGGGCGAGGATACCGGAGGTGGACCTGCACGCTGCCTATGCCCAATGGGAATTCGGCCCCTACACCGGGGGTAATATGTCGGTGACCATGGAGCGCCTGTTCTACGACCTCAACAGACTAACCCCGCCGGAGAGGCCGCGGCCCTCACCCTCTGAGGGTGCCCCGGGACCCTGGCTGGCGGCGCTCGCGCTGGGTCTGGTCGTCGGTGTTGCGTTGTTCTGGTACGCCCGAAAAAGGGGCTCGCTATCAAAGTTTCTCCAGCTGGGCAGATAG
- a CDS encoding glycosyltransferase family 4 protein: protein MRILQLCTRFPPAPGGVETHVLEISKAMRSRGHEVTVLTSDLYSETPFLRLQERDPKIGMATGGARAPLEEEVEGVPVRRFRAWTPGGEAHYVFYPGMITGALSHDADIIHAHSYGYFQANVAPFVGRIRGVHTVLTAHFHPRWSTWGGDKRRMLRGIYDSTVGQWALNHFDIIIAHTRSEVRLMAELGLDTSGKRVRVLPAGVDFSKFDPPPDGTQFREFFGIPRGERVVLYTGRLAVNKGLMVLAEAAPLVLREHPDTRFVLAGGDMGVKDALLKRLEELGIRERFLLTGHIADETLFRSAYGACDVFVLPSEYEAFGLVLLEAMASSKPVVATAVGGVPEVLGLEYTEKNLASREVDGWSGRRRSGLGRREAPQEGGAERRFGGAVETSCGLMVDYGDAGALAGGISRLLADEGLRRRMGKAGRERVRRHFNWDAVTEALLGIYGELTR, encoded by the coding sequence GTGAGAATTCTGCAATTGTGCACCCGCTTCCCTCCGGCCCCGGGAGGGGTCGAGACCCATGTACTGGAGATATCCAAAGCAATGCGTTCCCGTGGACATGAAGTCACCGTGCTAACCTCTGATTTATACTCGGAGACCCCCTTTCTACGGCTCCAGGAGCGGGACCCGAAGATTGGGATGGCAACCGGCGGAGCACGCGCACCGTTGGAGGAGGAGGTCGAGGGGGTGCCGGTCAGGCGCTTTAGAGCCTGGACTCCCGGGGGAGAAGCCCACTACGTATTTTATCCCGGCATGATAACGGGAGCCCTGAGCCACGATGCGGACATCATACACGCACACTCCTATGGCTATTTTCAGGCCAATGTCGCACCCTTTGTCGGGAGAATTCGAGGAGTCCACACCGTGCTGACAGCCCACTTTCACCCCCGCTGGTCCACATGGGGCGGTGATAAGAGAAGGATGCTGCGTGGTATCTACGATTCGACCGTCGGCCAATGGGCGCTCAATCATTTCGACATCATCATCGCTCACACAAGAAGCGAAGTCCGTCTGATGGCAGAGCTCGGCCTCGACACTTCAGGCAAAAGGGTCAGGGTCTTGCCCGCAGGGGTCGATTTCTCAAAATTCGATCCCCCTCCGGACGGCACCCAGTTCCGAGAGTTCTTCGGCATCCCACGCGGTGAGCGTGTAGTGCTGTATACCGGTCGGCTTGCGGTAAACAAAGGACTGATGGTCTTGGCGGAGGCTGCCCCCCTCGTGCTCCGAGAGCACCCCGATACGCGCTTCGTGCTCGCGGGTGGGGACATGGGTGTGAAGGACGCCCTTCTGAAGAGGCTGGAGGAGCTCGGCATCAGGGAGCGGTTCCTCCTGACCGGCCACATTGCCGATGAGACGCTGTTCAGGTCAGCCTACGGCGCTTGCGACGTCTTCGTTCTGCCCTCGGAGTACGAGGCGTTCGGGCTTGTGCTTCTGGAGGCCATGGCCTCCTCAAAGCCAGTGGTCGCCACGGCGGTGGGCGGCGTGCCGGAGGTCCTAGGGCTTGAGTATACCGAGAAGAATCTTGCCTCCCGAGAAGTCGATGGGTGGAGTGGTCGTCGGAGGTCTGGACTGGGGAGGCGCGAGGCTCCCCAGGAGGGAGGTGCGGAGCGGCGCTTCGGAGGGGCTGTCGAGACCTCCTGCGGGCTGATGGTTGACTATGGAGACGCGGGCGCTCTGGCTGGGGGAATCTCCCGGCTTTTGGCCGATGAGGGCCTTAGGAGGAGGATGGGCAAGGCGGGGCGCGAGCGTGTCCGGAGGCACTTTAACTGGGATGCCGTGACGGAGGCGCTTCTCGGCATCTACGGCGAACTCACAAGGTAG